In Clostridia bacterium, one genomic interval encodes:
- a CDS encoding ferredoxin — translation MKVYVDPDLCIACGACIDIAPEIFDYDEDGLSHAIVDAVPEDQEELAREAIESCPTEAIKEG, via the coding sequence ATGAAAGTATACGTGGATCCGGATTTGTGTATCGCTTGTGGTGCTTGTATTGATATAGCTCCGGAAATCTTTGATTATGATGAAGACGGGCTCTCCCACGCCATAGTGGACGCGGTACCCGAGGACCAGGAGGAACTGGCCCGGGAAGCCATCGAATCCTGCCCGACGGAGGCCATCAAGGAAGGATAA
- a CDS encoding rubrerythrin family protein — protein MELKGSKTEANLWEAFAGESKARNKYTYYASVAKKEGYEQIAAIFEETANHEKEHAKRAFKFLGGIGDTVANLKDAAAGEHYEWAEMYKKFAEEAREEGFTEIAAFFEKVATVEAEHEKRYLKLLQNIEEGKVFKKDAEQRWMCRNCGYVHTGAEAPELCPACAHPRAYFQLKAENY, from the coding sequence ATGGAACTGAAAGGCAGCAAAACGGAAGCTAATTTGTGGGAAGCTTTTGCCGGAGAGTCCAAGGCAAGGAACAAGTATACTTATTATGCTTCTGTAGCCAAGAAAGAAGGTTATGAACAAATCGCTGCGATTTTTGAAGAAACCGCCAACCATGAAAAGGAACACGCGAAGAGAGCGTTCAAGTTCTTAGGCGGTATTGGCGATACGGTGGCCAACCTGAAGGATGCCGCCGCCGGTGAGCATTACGAATGGGCGGAAATGTACAAGAAGTTTGCCGAAGAGGCCCGGGAAGAAGGTTTCACGGAAATTGCCGCTTTCTTTGAAAAAGTAGCCACCGTCGAGGCAGAGCACGAAAAACGTTACTTAAAGCTGCTGCAGAATATTGAAGAAGGCAAAGTATTCAAGAAAGATGCGGAACAGCGCTGGATGTGCCGCAACTGCGGTTATGTCCATACGGGCGCCGAAGCTCCCGAGCTTTGCCCGGCTTGCGCTCATCCCAGGGCTTACTTCCAACTGAAAGCAGAGAACTACTAG
- the eam gene encoding glutamate 2,3-aminomutase has product MATRELTPELLLDGHHRAKLKKAQLTPEEKRRISNMRALELKSRIQDYLEARQHIPSGREMEDRIRERRAKILKLLNGTEADWQDWKWQMAHRISDVDILKEILELSEKEVQEIKEVGLKFRWAISPYYLSLIDPANAKDPVRLQSIPQWAEMAPGCGEADPMGEEFTNPAPRITRRYPDRLIINVTNVCAMYCRHCQRRRNIGETDRHSTMEELKGALDYVRQHPEIRDVLITGGDALMLSDERLDWLLTELDNIPHVEIKRIGTRTLVTLPQRITPELCAVLEKHPPLYLNTQFNHPQEVTSEAVQAADRLVRAGVVLGNQAVLLRHVNNDKHVMKKLNHELLKARIRPYYIFHAKEVIGTGHFITSVDEGLEIMEHLRGYTSGLAVPTYIINAPDGYGKTPMLPEYLVSAGKDKIYIRTWEKRIFEYPNVRSR; this is encoded by the coding sequence ATGGCAACAAGAGAGCTGACCCCGGAGCTGCTGTTAGACGGACATCACCGTGCTAAGTTGAAAAAAGCCCAACTGACTCCCGAGGAAAAAAGACGGATCTCGAATATGAGGGCCCTGGAACTGAAAAGCAGGATTCAGGATTACCTGGAGGCTCGGCAGCACATTCCCTCCGGCAGGGAAATGGAAGACCGGATCCGGGAAAGGAGAGCAAAGATCCTCAAGCTGCTGAACGGGACGGAAGCCGACTGGCAAGACTGGAAATGGCAAATGGCCCACCGCATCAGTGACGTGGACATTCTCAAAGAAATTCTGGAATTAAGCGAAAAAGAAGTGCAGGAAATCAAAGAAGTCGGCTTAAAATTCCGCTGGGCTATTTCCCCTTACTACCTGAGTCTGATTGATCCGGCAAATGCGAAAGATCCCGTGCGCCTGCAGTCCATCCCCCAATGGGCGGAAATGGCGCCGGGCTGCGGCGAAGCGGATCCCATGGGTGAGGAGTTTACCAATCCTGCCCCCAGGATTACCAGGCGTTATCCCGACCGGTTGATTATTAACGTGACCAATGTCTGCGCCATGTACTGCCGCCACTGCCAGCGGCGGAGAAATATCGGGGAAACGGACCGGCACAGCACCATGGAGGAATTAAAAGGGGCTTTGGATTATGTCCGCCAGCACCCGGAAATCCGGGACGTTTTGATCACCGGCGGCGACGCCCTCATGCTCTCCGATGAGCGGCTGGATTGGCTGTTGACGGAGCTGGACAACATTCCTCATGTGGAGATCAAGCGGATCGGTACCAGAACCCTGGTGACTTTGCCGCAACGCATCACCCCGGAATTATGTGCGGTACTGGAAAAGCACCCGCCCCTTTATCTCAACACCCAGTTTAACCACCCGCAGGAGGTTACCAGTGAAGCCGTGCAAGCCGCCGACCGGCTGGTGCGGGCCGGTGTGGTACTGGGCAACCAGGCCGTTTTGCTGCGCCATGTCAATAACGACAAGCATGTCATGAAGAAGCTCAACCATGAGCTGTTGAAAGCCAGGATCCGGCCCTATTATATTTTCCATGCCAAAGAAGTCATCGGTACCGGCCACTTCATCACCTCGGTGGACGAAGGCTTGGAGATCATGGAGCACCTGCGCGGTTATACCTCCGGTTTGGCCGTGCCCACTTATATCATTAACGCCCCGGACGGTTACGGCAAGACACCCATGCTGCCTGAATACCTGGTTTCCGCGGGTAAAGACAAGATCTATATCCGCACCTGGGAAAAGCGGATTTTCGAATATCCCAATGTGCGGTCTAGATAA